A window of Thermococcus aggregans contains these coding sequences:
- a CDS encoding MFS transporter, producing MKKKVAVSMQVRKKVVKGYNNQMPKWFYAFVPFKIATGGSSQVIPLYAIHLGAGAGEVGLLNAFSTLSSTVGTVFWGKLSDKTLKRKIFILMGLLSVSIFLSLLSFARDFWDLLAINAVYSFFLASTVSIPIVLLFRNVRKTRWDEAVGRFNKIGGWAWVLGLLAGFALVKFLSFRQLLLFFAIANVPGVIMALRTIREAPVYLHRNNIKPFVTQVIQKSRYLPNFIIHMPTKLKVSPKFAGFYLSSAFFWISSGMYVTQLPVYLINNGLTGQEIFGLALLNSSTSAMLYQRVGLKLKSKNPALALIQGYFIRSLGALLLLFPLTVPYSLLISALGSYILMGYSWSYVSVSSTSLLGRMSSPKEQGSVLATANLINSGGFVLGSLAGGFVVSQVDFALNFAIASSMGLCAIVPVLGLIGFSFPLHTPVHIRRRN from the coding sequence ATGAAGAAAAAGGTAGCTGTAAGTATGCAGGTAAGAAAAAAGGTCGTAAAAGGTTATAATAACCAGATGCCCAAGTGGTTTTATGCTTTCGTGCCTTTCAAGATAGCCACCGGCGGTTCCTCCCAAGTAATTCCCCTCTATGCTATCCACCTCGGGGCTGGTGCCGGCGAGGTTGGGCTGTTAAACGCATTTTCAACACTTTCTTCCACCGTAGGAACAGTATTCTGGGGCAAATTGAGCGATAAAACACTTAAAAGAAAGATCTTCATTCTAATGGGTCTTTTGAGTGTTTCAATTTTCTTAAGCCTGCTGTCGTTTGCAAGGGACTTCTGGGATCTCTTGGCAATAAACGCAGTTTATTCATTTTTCCTCGCTTCAACGGTGTCCATACCAATTGTCCTCCTCTTCAGAAACGTGAGAAAGACAAGATGGGATGAGGCGGTAGGAAGGTTCAACAAAATCGGCGGTTGGGCGTGGGTCTTGGGACTTTTGGCAGGATTCGCACTCGTTAAATTTTTAAGTTTTAGACAGCTGCTCCTGTTTTTTGCCATAGCAAACGTTCCAGGAGTTATCATGGCATTGAGAACTATCAGAGAGGCTCCAGTTTACCTTCACAGGAATAACATAAAGCCTTTTGTAACCCAAGTTATCCAAAAGAGCCGCTACCTTCCAAACTTTATTATTCATATGCCCACAAAACTAAAGGTCTCTCCAAAGTTCGCGGGATTTTATCTGTCTTCGGCATTCTTCTGGATATCATCGGGTATGTACGTCACTCAGCTCCCCGTGTACCTAATAAACAATGGACTTACTGGCCAAGAAATATTTGGGCTGGCGCTCTTAAACTCCTCAACCTCAGCAATGCTCTATCAGAGGGTGGGACTAAAGCTTAAGTCCAAGAATCCCGCTTTGGCGTTGATTCAGGGATACTTCATTAGAAGCCTTGGAGCTCTCCTGTTGCTGTTCCCCCTAACCGTTCCTTACAGTTTACTCATCTCAGCCCTTGGAAGCTACATTCTCATGGGCTATTCCTGGTCGTACGTAAGCGTTTCATCAACCTCTCTCCTAGGAAGAATGAGCTCTCCAAAAGAGCAGGGAAGTGTTTTAGCAACTGCAAACTTAATAAACTCCGGCGGATTTGTCCTTGGAAGCTTAGCCGGGGGCTTTGTAGTGTCACAAGTGGATTTCGCCCTTAATTTTGCCATAGCATCTTCAATGGGCCTTTGTGCAATAGTTCCAGTGCTGGGTTTGATAGGATTTTCATTCCCGCTCCACACTCCAGTACACATAAGGAGAAGGAATTAG